Proteins encoded in a region of the Stieleria neptunia genome:
- a CDS encoding type 1 glutamine amidotransferase domain-containing protein, whose protein sequence is MSDTPLAGKNVLILVGDIYEDLELWYPKLRLIEAGASVTVAGPEAGRCYAGKNGYPCVSDARIDAMDEAAFDALVVPGGFMPDKLRRDPVVLDLVRAFNDAKKPIAAICHGGWIPISAGVYRGINVTGSPGIKDDLVNAGATYEDAAVVVDANHVTSRRPDDLPDFCRELIKLCR, encoded by the coding sequence ATGAGCGACACGCCGTTGGCGGGCAAGAACGTGCTGATCCTGGTCGGAGACATCTACGAGGATCTGGAACTGTGGTACCCGAAATTGCGTTTGATCGAAGCCGGTGCGTCGGTCACCGTCGCCGGTCCCGAGGCGGGGCGTTGTTACGCCGGCAAAAATGGCTACCCCTGTGTCTCCGATGCCCGCATCGACGCGATGGACGAAGCGGCTTTCGACGCGCTGGTGGTGCCCGGCGGATTCATGCCCGATAAATTGCGGCGTGATCCCGTCGTGCTCGATTTGGTCCGGGCTTTCAATGATGCCAAAAAACCGATCGCCGCGATCTGTCACGGCGGTTGGATTCCGATTTCCGCCGGCGTCTACCGAGGCATCAACGTGACCGGATCACCCGGGATCAAAGACGACCTGGTCAACGCCGGTGCGACCTACGAAGACGCCGCGGTGGTCGTTGATGCAAACCACGTGACCAGTCGCCGGCCGGATGACCTGCCGGATTTCTGCCGCGAGCTGATCAAGCTCTGCCGCTGA
- the rnhA gene encoding ribonuclease HI codes for MKPVQLYTDGACSGNPGPGGWAFILRCGKTDKELERAAGDPQTTNNKMELQAVIEGLKALKEPCEVTLYADSSYVLQGMQSWMKGWKSRGWKRKDGSKLVPVKNVEQWQELDRLMQKHQIKFEHVKGHSGHLENERCDQLAVAAYQRYLVKK; via the coding sequence ATGAAACCAGTCCAGCTCTATACCGACGGCGCATGCAGCGGAAACCCAGGACCGGGTGGCTGGGCATTCATCTTGCGCTGTGGCAAAACCGACAAGGAACTCGAACGCGCCGCCGGTGATCCCCAGACCACCAACAACAAGATGGAACTGCAGGCGGTGATCGAAGGCCTGAAGGCCTTGAAGGAACCCTGCGAAGTCACCCTGTATGCCGACAGCAGTTACGTGCTGCAGGGGATGCAAAGCTGGATGAAGGGCTGGAAGAGTCGCGGTTGGAAACGAAAAGACGGTTCGAAACTGGTCCCCGTCAAGAACGTCGAGCAGTGGCAGGAACTGGATCGGTTGATGCAGAAACACCAGATCAAGTTCGAACACGTCAAAGGCCATTCCGGCCACCTGGAAAACGAACGCTGCGACCAGTTGGCCGTCGCCGCGTATCAACGCTATTTGGTCAAAAAGTAG
- a CDS encoding sensor histidine kinase produces the protein MFRLVQGLFSSMSLERKCLLFFGSAFTLLMCGAFLVVQTLGNRLVQRTTQQRAQDLADAELMLLHSDAKWAQTSSPEAIAANQPILAGLRAEMLAKDIEFEILGLEDRVAYTNLPPISPPEDPAERKRLQTLEPQFRSQLARRIAQQQPDISESIDLGENESMSMIGLGTLPVHQQLGPVDGRYIYYRPVFPKLTCITCHAPEGEKAALATSGSPIEQASLAPFRVIRVSMPYKDTENQTTWISSIVVALALFIVAATLYMLHALIRYLVLEPLYHLRDVSDSITHGDVTQRAVIESEDEFRELADAFNRMLRGMLESQEKEKIINAELDGRVDQLAQLNWQLYEANRVKSDFMANMSHELRTPLNSIIGFSDVLQGIDSLTDKQRRYAQNIQKSGRLLLEMINDILDLAKVEAGKMEVRRNEFDLGRLVTAQCDMIGSLSEEKDISLTVDVPDDLPTAFQDPNKLGQIVNNLLSNAIKFTPEGGMVTVRVVDLSGGIATGRFRLMIIDTGVGIAEEDQSVIFQKFRQSRKVLDGEGLTREFAGTGLGLSIVKELAKLLGGEVGFESELGRGSTFWVELPWRLSDETLQLAAELSQPRGLPAPTKGTVGDVPGDMVAK, from the coding sequence ATGTTTCGCCTGGTTCAAGGACTGTTTTCGTCGATGAGCCTGGAGCGAAAGTGCCTGCTCTTCTTCGGGTCGGCCTTCACGCTGTTGATGTGCGGCGCGTTCTTGGTCGTGCAGACGCTGGGCAACCGTTTGGTCCAACGGACCACACAGCAGCGGGCCCAAGACTTGGCCGATGCGGAGCTGATGCTACTGCACAGCGATGCCAAATGGGCCCAGACCAGCAGCCCCGAGGCGATCGCTGCCAACCAACCGATTCTCGCCGGCCTGCGGGCGGAAATGCTGGCCAAGGACATCGAATTCGAAATTCTGGGGCTGGAAGACCGGGTGGCCTACACCAACCTGCCCCCGATCTCGCCGCCGGAGGATCCCGCCGAGCGGAAACGACTGCAGACGCTCGAGCCTCAGTTTCGCAGCCAGCTGGCCCGGCGGATCGCCCAGCAGCAACCGGACATCTCCGAGTCGATCGACTTGGGCGAAAACGAATCGATGAGCATGATCGGGCTCGGCACGCTGCCGGTGCACCAGCAACTCGGGCCGGTCGACGGTCGCTACATTTACTATCGCCCCGTCTTCCCAAAACTGACGTGCATCACCTGCCATGCCCCCGAAGGCGAAAAGGCGGCGTTGGCGACATCGGGCAGCCCCATCGAACAAGCCAGTTTGGCGCCGTTTCGCGTGATCCGCGTCAGCATGCCCTACAAGGACACGGAGAACCAAACCACCTGGATCAGCTCGATCGTCGTCGCCTTGGCCTTGTTCATCGTCGCCGCGACGCTGTACATGTTGCACGCGTTGATTCGCTACCTGGTCCTCGAACCGCTGTATCACTTGCGCGACGTCAGCGATTCGATCACCCATGGGGACGTCACGCAGCGCGCGGTGATCGAATCGGAGGATGAGTTTCGCGAGCTTGCCGATGCCTTCAATCGAATGTTGCGGGGGATGTTGGAAAGCCAGGAAAAAGAAAAGATCATCAACGCGGAACTCGACGGCCGGGTTGACCAGTTGGCCCAGTTGAACTGGCAACTCTATGAAGCCAACCGCGTCAAAAGCGACTTCATGGCCAACATGAGTCACGAGCTCCGCACACCGCTCAACAGCATCATCGGGTTCTCCGATGTCTTGCAAGGGATCGACTCGTTGACCGACAAACAGCGGCGTTACGCCCAGAACATTCAAAAGAGCGGCCGGCTGTTGTTGGAAATGATCAACGACATCCTGGATCTGGCCAAGGTCGAAGCGGGGAAAATGGAGGTCCGGCGGAACGAATTCGACCTCGGCCGCCTGGTCACCGCCCAGTGCGACATGATCGGATCGCTCTCGGAAGAAAAAGACATCTCGTTGACCGTCGACGTCCCCGACGATTTGCCGACCGCGTTTCAGGATCCCAACAAGCTCGGTCAGATCGTCAACAACCTGCTTTCCAACGCGATCAAATTCACACCCGAAGGCGGCATGGTGACGGTCCGCGTCGTCGATCTGTCCGGGGGGATTGCGACCGGGCGGTTCCGTCTGATGATCATCGACACCGGCGTGGGGATCGCCGAAGAGGATCAATCGGTGATTTTCCAAAAGTTTCGACAGAGCCGCAAAGTGCTCGACGGCGAAGGGCTGACCCGCGAATTCGCCGGCACCGGACTGGGGCTCTCGATCGTCAAAGAACTGGCCAAACTGCTCGGCGGCGAAGTCGGTTTTGAAAGCGAACTGGGACGCGGCAGCACCTTTTGGGTGGAACTGCCGTGGCGATTGAGCGACGAGACGCTGCAACTTGCCGCGGAACTCTCCCAGCCGCGCGGGTTGCCCGCACCGACCAAAGGCACCGTCGGCGACGTGCCCGGTGACATGGTCGCCAAGTAA
- a CDS encoding SHD1 domain-containing protein, which yields MSTTPGDSATDEAPPAPEAPAEPEPPAEPEAPAEPEAPAEPAAPEPATPEPAATEPEPPAADAPKTTEAETGEAATMPAESEPAVAEPNPFDKAPETPATEPEPAATEEPAPADGGLDDLFGDAPAADAPADAVPAAEEPMDDLFGDPAPADAAPATEEPAPADGGLDDLFGDAPAADAPADAAPAAEEPMDDLFGDPAPADAAPATEEPAPADGGLDDLFGDAPAADAPADAAPAAEEPMDDLFGDPAPADAAPATEEPAPADGGLDDLFGDAPAADAPADAAPAAEEAMDDLFGDPAPADAAPATEEPAAADGGLDDLFGDAPAADAPADAAPAAEEAMDDLFGDPAPATEEPAAADGGLDDLFGDTTEPAADTSEASSATESLDDLFGDPGASDDAPASEAKPADDAAENLDDLFGKMPAAEGSLSVQVVSVAPAVAINPLDETHVRTWIDNTGKYQVEGRLIEINSENVRLLKSNGRTCTVPAGRLCPADESYVDSIRDEIKQSRLPLLSSK from the coding sequence ATGAGTACCACCCCGGGCGATTCAGCCACCGACGAGGCACCGCCGGCCCCCGAGGCACCGGCCGAGCCCGAACCGCCAGCTGAACCTGAGGCACCGGCCGAACCCGAGGCACCGGCCGAACCCGCTGCTCCGGAACCCGCGACTCCCGAGCCGGCTGCCACCGAACCCGAACCGCCGGCCGCCGACGCCCCGAAGACCACCGAAGCGGAAACCGGCGAGGCGGCGACCATGCCCGCCGAAAGCGAACCCGCCGTGGCCGAACCGAATCCGTTTGACAAGGCTCCCGAAACCCCGGCAACCGAACCCGAGCCGGCGGCAACGGAAGAACCCGCACCGGCCGACGGCGGACTCGATGACCTGTTCGGCGACGCGCCCGCTGCGGACGCCCCCGCCGACGCCGTACCGGCAGCCGAAGAACCGATGGACGACTTGTTCGGCGATCCGGCTCCGGCCGACGCGGCACCGGCAACGGAAGAACCCGCACCGGCCGACGGCGGACTCGATGACCTGTTCGGCGACGCGCCCGCTGCGGACGCCCCCGCCGACGCCGCACCGGCAGCCGAAGAACCGATGGACGACCTGTTCGGCGATCCGGCTCCGGCCGACGCAGCCCCGGCAACCGAAGAACCCGCACCGGCCGACGGCGGACTCGATGACCTGTTCGGCGACGCGCCCGCTGCGGACGCCCCCGCCGACGCCGCACCGGCAGCCGAAGAACCGATGGACGACCTGTTCGGCGATCCAGCTCCGGCTGACGCGGCCCCGGCAACGGAAGAACCCGCACCGGCCGACGGCGGACTCGATGATCTGTTCGGCGACGCGCCCGCTGCGGACGCCCCCGCGGACGCCGCACCGGCAGCCGAAGAAGCGATGGACGACCTGTTCGGCGATCCGGCTCCGGCTGACGCAGCCCCGGCAACCGAAGAACCCGCAGCGGCCGACGGCGGACTGGATGATCTGTTCGGCGACGCGCCCGCTGCGGACGCCCCCGCCGACGCCGCACCGGCAGCCGAAGAAGCGATGGACGACTTGTTCGGCGATCCGGCTCCGGCTACCGAAGAACCCGCAGCGGCCGACGGCGGACTGGATGATCTGTTCGGTGACACAACCGAACCAGCAGCCGACACTTCCGAGGCGTCCTCGGCCACCGAGTCCCTGGACGACCTGTTCGGTGATCCGGGCGCCAGCGATGACGCGCCGGCCAGCGAAGCGAAGCCGGCCGACGATGCAGCGGAGAACCTGGACGACCTGTTTGGAAAAATGCCCGCCGCCGAGGGTTCGCTGAGCGTTCAAGTCGTCTCCGTCGCCCCCGCCGTCGCGATCAACCCGCTGGATGAGACTCACGTGCGAACGTGGATCGACAACACGGGCAAGTATCAGGTCGAAGGTCGCTTGATCGAAATCAACAGCGAGAACGTCCGGTTGCTCAAATCCAACGGCCGAACCTGCACGGTCCCCGCCGGACGACTGTGCCCGGCCGATGAGTCGTACGTCGATTCGATCCGCGATGAAATCAAGCAATCGCGATTGCCCTTGCTGAGCAGCAAGTAG